The Siniperca chuatsi isolate FFG_IHB_CAS linkage group LG9, ASM2008510v1, whole genome shotgun sequence genome includes a region encoding these proteins:
- the LOC122881404 gene encoding uncharacterized protein LOC122881404 isoform X12 — protein sequence MATMTTEASAVSEADTEGKQKASSAEPEPENKQKPVVAVSEPEEKQSSKKAQERASEPGPAEVATSPEEEQLKPRTRTSAGKGLSRLFSSFLKRRSQCSEGEGFEAEKAGEEKADKEEKADKAEKEKEEDVISEEKKAKVEEVKSEVKEVKKKEEKVEQKEEKKKEEEKVEKKGSKKKKKEAKKKAEKKDEEKVKQDEEKKEEEKVKKEEEQKEEEKPQQTVEKGEEKLETKEEEKKETAEAKDKGAEAGKKESKEEENVDKRVAKKKEKEEKVKKKEEEKAKRKAEEEERVKKREEEKAKKKEEEKAREAEKAKKKEEEKAKKKEEEKTKPKEEEKGKEEVKKKEKEKEEEKTEEKQNKEEEKGKKKEKGKHKGKKEEKEVKGPSEEQVKAPIAAPEPELKTEPDTEQAPDQQSISSGETQPPQEEDKEEAAIEKEPEVVEEAKEDTEKKEEEPAEQEKEAKGEEKAKEEVKKKPEKEKKTEKKAEEAKGSKRQKTMQCKVTLLDDTLFECELDKHAKAQELLTKVCDHVNLLEKDYFGLAHWETPTNKTWLEATKEIRKQVSGAVYEFTFNVKFYPPDPAQLTEDLTRYFLCVQLRKDIMSGVLPCSFVTLSLLGSYAAQSELGEYDPELHGTDYVKDLSLAPGQSKELEEKVMELHRTYRSMSPAQADMLFLENAKKLAMYGVDLHQAKDLDGVDITLGVCSSGLMVYKDKLRINRFPWPKVLKISYKRSSFFIKIRPSEQEQYESTIGFKLPNYKASKKLWKVCVEHHTFFRVPTVEPPSSRRFLVLGSKFRYSGRTQAQTRQASSMIDRPAPRFTRSASKRLSRNLDGAGDETLQLLQQLSASTRSEFDDWSLMLASDKPQPSPEFSARGKSEQTFIQSWEEGQSVHTDAVPWQDTETGSTCSQTITQTASQPWQKLASDEQSRKEDEWSTLLHRHPPFPFVPAFDYVKQPAKLSLAKISSMDRLLQPAPTQQDDWFLYFDRVFSLSSLECVDKPSSPLAQFQLQEKDEQGMHVAEQELPREKVIERLQETVILVDMLKEADFLEKRLREVKDLEERLQEVGEMAERLQEVIEEELGKEELDKLREEEGDLEQEERIQVEGIIETVLKKSVRRIEAKEDEVDELEEQIKQVFLKGLLPEEEEAEVMQESEKEVTDESLLDDSLREKLSQIEKEWQDEVKEKMSDVTSASSVIPYQKVERRTKKRVTIAEERGQKQEEMEDVQVQAGVMSEERLGKEGTWRKTEILENITGRKERLRAEDPSQVANKDVWFTLFDRPPYKAVSKPPDSVESWLMEKLTVTTVERAQVDEGLYFTSTTEITTVEEKTEIIVEDRKIREEEVWRVPEIPPPQTITERDDDWFVLLDVIPREMPYVPPVTLKGRDPVDAETLVTVVGTAVDEEIREVVAEERKITEEAPRHLQEIPQQPVTERDDWFVLLDVVSRETSYVPPVAVAERVEVSPEECVSPVEVTTVEQRERRVEVVVEDTEIKEVLSEKQVVALPQAVREIEDDWFVLLDVPTRKPLFVPPVTVAECVQVYPEESISTVAQTITVESRKEVVFEETVVQKEDKKLPKQIIPEQKISQPVREIRERDDDCFLLLDVVPRETAYVPPVAVVERIVDVAATEPKPKFILEDVRPPVKSVEIKPPHPRQVDDDWFVLLDVAEKAQVAVDERIHVHPEVRPAKEFAAIEQRAQQRITIVEEMWQQEKAVQQKPRPAVREVEDDWFILLDVATKKSVTVPERIQFPAEVRAPTAVAKTRIAISERRPQFEKRIQEERSLLTDIHVNDDWFVLLDVGLKESVVSTQRGTRPVSAPVFSQAALAEAGIPMAPFDQPQTSTPIKTGRKEEKKLEVTVEAVEPSKIEAVAEVKPAVWRDQREVDSSLISTVNGDIQHESEVMSTEVVRMRKEYNKPQEDLLKHHASISELKRNFMESVPEQRPSEWDKRLSTHSPFRTLGINGQPLPSADGPPLVQTQTVTITAVSNSIPSGISTTEVPVVPTKTFIYESSKVTDDGTDDKDSSTVSSSKTVTSEATSGTTVTTTTTHISKVVKGGSSETRVEKRIVITADSDIDQDKEKVGGASAL from the exons A TGGCTACCATGACAACAGAGGCAAGTGCAGTGAGCGAGGCAGACACTGAGGGCAAGCAGAAGGCCAGCAGTGCCGAACCCGAACCAGAGAACAAGCAGAAGCCAGTGGTAGCAGTGTCCGAGCCGGAGGAGAAGCAGTCGAGCAAGAAGGCCCAGGAGCGTGCCTCTGAGCCTGGGCCTGCTGAAGTAGCTACCTCCcctgaggaggagcagctgaagCCTCGTACCCGGACCTCTGCTGGCAAAGGCCTGTCTcgcctcttctcctctttcctcaaACGTCGCTCGCAGTGCTCCGAGGGAGAGGGGTTTGAGGCAGAGAAAGCCGGGGAGGAAAAGgcagacaaagaggaaaaagcTGACAAGGcagaaaaggagaaggaggaagacgTGATAAGTGAAGAGAAGAAGGCTAAGGTAGAAGAGGTCAAATCTGAGGtaaaagaagtgaaaaagaaagaagagaaagtagaacaaaaagaggagaaaaagaaagaggaagaaaaagttgAGAAGAAGggcagtaaaaagaaaaagaaagaagctaagaagaaagcagagaaaaaggaTGAGGAGAAAGTGAAACAGGACgaggagaaaaaggaagaggaaaaggtgaaaaaggaagaggagcaaaaggaggaggagaaaccACAGCAGACTGTAGAAAAGGGGGAGGAAAAATTggagacaaaagaagaagaaaagaaggagaCTGCTGAAGCTAAAGACAAGGGGGCAGAAGCCggaaagaaagagagtaaaGAGGAGGAAAACGTTGACAAGAGGGttgcaaagaaaaaagaaaaggaggaaaaggtaaagaagaaggaggaggaaaaagcaaagaggaaagcagaggaagaagaaagggtaaagaagagagaagaagagaaagcaaagaagaaagaagaagaaaaggcacGAGAGGCCGAAAAggcaaagaagaaagaagaggaaaaagccaaaaagaaggaagaggagaagacgAAAccgaaagaagaggagaaggggaaagaagaggtaaagaagaaagagaaggaaaaggaggaagaaaagacagaagaaaagcaaaacaaggaagaggaaaaagggaagaaaaaagagaaggggaagcacaaaggaaagaaggaggagaaggaagtgAAAGGGCCAAGTGAGGAGCAGGTGAAAGCACCGATTGCTGCTCCAGAGCCTGAGCTTAAAACTGAGCCAGACACTGAACAGGCTCCTGATCAGCAGTCGATAAGCAGCGGAGAGACGCAG CCACCTCAAGAGGAAGACAAGGAAGAAGCTGCGATAGAGAAGGAGCCTGAAGTAGTGGAAGAAGCGAAGGAGGACAccgagaagaaagaggaagaaccAGCAGAACAGGAGAAAGAAGccaaaggagaggagaaggcaaaggaggaggtgaagaagaagcctgagaaagaaaagaagaccGAGAAGAAGGCAGAAGAGGCTAAAGGCTCCAAACGTCAGAAAACTATGCAATGCAAAGTCACCTTACTGGACGACACTCTGTTTGAGTGTGAGCTTGAT AAACATGCTAAAGCCCAAGAACTTTTAACAAAGGTGTGTGACCACGTCAACCTGCTGGAGAAAGATTATTTTGGCTTGGCTCACTGGGAAACACCAACCAACAAG ACGTGGTTGGAAGCCACCAAAGAGATCCGGAAACAGGTTTCAGGGGCTGTGTATGAGTTTACATTCAACGTGAAGTTCTACCCTCCTGATCCAGCGCAGCTTACTGAAGACCTCACCAG GTACTTTCTGTGTGTCCAGCTGAGGAAGGACAttatgtctggtgttcttccctGTTCCTTTGTCACACTGTCCCTGCTGGGCTCCTACGCAGCCCAGTCAGAGCTTGGAGAGTATGACCCAGAGCTGCATGGAACAGACTATGTTAAGGATCTGAGCCTGGCCCCCGGACAGAGCAAGGAGCTGGAGGAAAAGGTGATGGAGCTGCACCGCACATACAG GTCAATGAGTCCAGCCCAAGCAGACATGTTGTTTCTGGAAAATGCCAAGAAACTCGCCATGTATGGAGTTGACCTGCACCAAGCCAAG GATCTTGATGGGGTCGACATTACACTGGGGGTTTGCTCTAGTGGTCTGATGGTTTACAAGGACAAGCTGAGGATCAACCGTTTTCCTTGGCCCAAAGTGCTTAAGATCTCTTACAAACGCAGCAGCTTCTTTATCAAAATCAGGCCATCAGAG CAAGAGCAGTATGAAAGCACAATTGGCTTTAAACTGCCGAACTACAAAGCCTCGAAGAAGCTGTGGAAAGTTTGTGTTGAACACCATACCTTCTTCAG GGTTCCAACAGTAGAGCCCCCCTCATCACGTCGCTTCCTCGTCTTGGGCTCGAAGTTCCGGTACAGCGGACGTACTCAGGCCCAGACCCGCCAGGCCAGCTCCATGATTGACCGCCCAGCCCCTCGCTTCACACGCTCTGCGAGCAAGAGGCTGTCCCGTAACCTAGATGGAG CTGGAGATGAAACTCTCCAGCTCCTGCAACAACTCTCAGCATCAACCAGGTCTGAGTTTGATGATTGGTCGCTGATGCTGGCATCTGACAAACCCCAGCCTTCTCCTGAATTCTCAG CCAGAGGGAAGTCTGAGCAGACTTTCATTCAGTCCTGGGAGGAGGGGCAGTCTGTTCACACAGACGCAGTACCCTGGCAGGACACTGAGACTGGGTCGACTTGCTCTCAAACCATCACCCAGACAGCCAGTCAGCCGTGGCAAAAGCTGGCATCTGATGAGCAGAGCAGAAAGGAAGATGAGTGGTCCACCCTGCTCCATCGTCATCCTCCTTTTCCCTTTGTCCCAGCTTTTGATTATGTGAAACAGCCAG CTAAGCTCAGCTTGGCAAAAATTAGCTCTATGGACAGGCTATTGCAACCAGCACCAACACAGCAAGATGATTGGTTCCTTTACTTTGACCGAGTCTTCAGCCTATCCTCGCTTGAGTGTGTTGACAAGCCAT CCTCTCCTCTAGCTCAGTTCCAGCTCCAGGAGAAGGATGAGCAGGGCATGCATGTGGCAGAGCAGGAACTGCCCAGAGAAAAGGTCATTGAGAGGCTGCAGGAAACTGTGATCTTGGTAGACATGCTGAAAGAGGCGGATTTTTTGGAAAAGAGGCTGAGGGAAGTGAAGGATTTAGAGGAGAGGCTCCAAGAAGTGGGTGAAATGGCAGAGAGACTTCAGGAAGTAATAGAAGAGGAACTGGGTAAGGAAGAGCTAGATAAGttaagagaggaagagggagattTGGAGCAGGAAGAACGAATACAAGTTGAAGGTATAATAGAAACAGTGCTGAAGAAATCTGTGAGGAGAATAGAGGCAAAAGAGGATGAAGTGGATGAACTGGAAGAGCAGATTAAGCAGGTGTTTTTAAAAGGCTTGTTGCCGGAAGAGGAAGAGGCCGAGGTGATGCAGGAGAGCGAAAAAGAGGTGACAGACGAGAGTCTGCTAGATGATAGCTTGAGAGAGAAGCTTAGCCAGATAGAAAAGGAATGGCAAGACGAGGTGAAGGAGAAGATGTCAGATGTCACCAGTGCCAGTTCTGTAATACCATACCAGAAGGTTGAGCGTAGGACTAAGAAGAGAGTGACTATTGCAGAAGAGAGAGGGCAGAAGCAAGAAGAAATGGAAGATGTGCAGGTACAAGCTGGTGTAATGTCAGAGGAGAGGCTAGGTAAAGAGGGGACATGGCGTAAGACAGAAATACTGGAGAACATAACCGGGAGAAAAGAGAGGCTTCGGGCTGAGGATCCATCTCAGGTGGCAAATAAAGATGTCTGGTTTACACTTTTTGACCGCCCTCCATACAAAGCTGTTTCCAAACCACcag ATTCAGTGGAAAGCTGGTTAATGGAGAAGTTAACAG TTACCACTGTGGAACGTGCTCAGGTGGATGAAGGCTTGTATTTCACCTCCACAACTGAGATTACAACAGTtgaggagaaaacagagatTATAGtagaagacagaaaaataagagaagAGGAAGTATGGCGTGTACCAGAGATCCCACCACCACAGACCATCACAGAAAGAGATGATGACTGGTTTGTGTTGCTGGATGTTATTCCTCGCGAAATGCCTTATGTACCACCAG TTACGTTGAAAGGAAGAGACCCAGTGGATGCAGAAACTTTGGTCACTGTGGTTGGAACTGCAGTCGATGAGGAGATTAGAGAAGTAGTagctgaagagagaaagataacAGAAGAGGCACCAAGACATCTACAAGAAATCCCACAACAgccagtgacagaaagagatgaCTGGTTTGTGTTGCTGGATGTTGTTTCCAGAGAAACATCATATGTACCACCAG TTGCTGTTGCAGAGCGTGTAGAAGTGTCTCCAGAAGAATGTGTCTCACCGGTTGAAGTAACAACTGttgagcagagagaaagaagagtggAGGTTGTGGTAGaagacacagaaataaaagaagTGCTGAGTGAAAAGCAAGTAGTAGCACTGCCACAGGCTGTGAGAGAGATAGAAGATGACTGGTTTGTGCTGCTGGATGTTCCCACTAGAAAACCATTATTTGTGCCACCAG TTACTGTGGCTGAGTGCGTTCAGGTTTATCCTGAAGAAAGCATTTCTACTGTTGCCCAAACAATAACAGTAGAGTCCAGGAAGGAGGTTGTATTTGAAGAGACTGTGGTGCAGAAGGAGGACAAGAAGCTTCCCAAGCAAATTATTCCAGAGCAGAAAATATCCCAGCCAGTCAGAGAaatcagagaaagagatgaTGACTGTTTTCTTCTGCTGGATGTTGTTCCCAGAGAAACTGCCTATGTGCCTCCAG TTGCTGTGGTTGAGCGTATTGTGGATGTGGCAGCCACTGAACCAAAACCAAAATTCATCCTGGAAGACGTGAGGCCACCTGTGAAGTCGGTGGAGATTAAACCACCACATCCAAGACAAGTGGATGATGACTGGTTTGTGCTGCTAGATGTTGCAGAAAAAGCACAAG TGGCTGTGGACGAACGTATCCATGTGCATCCTGAAGTGAGACCAGCTAAAGAGTTTGCTGCCAtagagcagagagcacagcagAGAATTACTATAGTGGAGGAGATGTGGCAGCAGGAGAAGGCGGTACAGCAGAAACCGCGTCCAGCAGTGAGAGAGGTGGAAGATGATTGGTTTATTCTTCTGGATGTGGCCACTAAGAAATCAG TCACTGTCCCTGAGCGCATCCAGTTCCCAGCAGAGGTGAGAGCTCCAACTGCTGTGGCCAAAACAAGGATTGCTATTTCCGAGAGGAGACCACAGTTTGAGAAACGGATCCAGGAGGAAAGAAGTCTGCTCACAGATATACATGTCAATGATGATTGGTTTGTTCTACTAGATGTTGGCCTCAAAGAGTCAG TGGTGAGCACACAGAGGGGCACTCGTCCTGTCAGTGCTCCGGTCTTCTCCCAGGCTGCTCTGGCAGAGGCAGGGATCCCCATGGCCCCTTTCGATCAGCCCCAGACCTCCACTCCGATCAAGACCGGCcgcaaagaggaaaaaaagctgGAGGTCACTGTAGAAGCTGTGGAGCCCTCAAAAATCGAGGCTGTGGCTGAGGTCAAG CCAGCAGTGTGGAGGGACCAGAGAGAAGTAGACTCTTCACTGATATCCACCGTCAATGGGGACATTCAG CACGAGTCTGAGGTGATGAGCACGGAGGTGGTGCGAATGCGAAAG GAGTACAATAAGCCTCAGGAGGACTTGCTCAAGCATCATGCCAGTATCAGTGAGCTGAAGAGGAACTTCATGGAATCCGTCCCAGAGCAGAGGCCCAGTGAGTGGGACAAGCGCCTGTCCACACACTCTCCGTTCCGCACCCTGGGTATCAATGGTCAGCCTCTGCCTAGTGCAGATGGG